The following coding sequences lie in one Polyodon spathula isolate WHYD16114869_AA chromosome 37, ASM1765450v1, whole genome shotgun sequence genomic window:
- the LOC121304353 gene encoding zinc-binding protein A33-like produces MAAGNTLAELHSELTCSICKELFSEPVILECGDHFCKKCISQLWGKNEGGFSCPQCSASVERSFRPNLLLTNVVDSVRRSRAEALHASLKETKCEEHREELKLFCEDDQRAICVVCGCSREHKTHNVIPIKEAFQTYKEKLAKSLWRIQQQIQEATQLKAEVDKKRLALKEQAESLEVQIEDDFTKLHQFLDQEEGVLISKLRNEEEGLRKQLDENGSYIAAEVSRLEQAATDLENKLTLQETPELLKDIKHLLRRTEVKFHKPEEAYVSLQAGEYMGPLQYKVWKKMKSILHPVASPVTLDQDTAHPQLIVSDSLTSVRVGDTIQALPDNPERFTKYLIVLGSEGFVSGRHYWEVEVGDKIEWELGVARKSVKRKGEITASPGNGFWRLILRNGNQYQACASPPVRLSVKVKPRKIGVFLDYDSGQVSFYNADDMAHLYTFTDTFSNKIYPYFYPGDNEGGKSKELMKIFTPQL; encoded by the exons ATGGCTGCTGGAAACACTTTAGCCGAACTGCACAGTGAGCTGACATGTTCAATCTGTAAAGAGCTCTTCAGTGAGCCTGTGATCCTGGAGTGCGGGGATCACTTTTGCAAGAAGTGCATCAGCCAGCTCTGGGGAAAAAATGAAGGCGGTTTCTCTTGTCCTCAGTGCAGCGCCTCGGTGGAAAGGAGTTTCCGGCCCAACCTGCTTCTGACTAACGTTGTGGACAGCGTGAGACGGTCGAGGGCGGAGGCCTTGCATGCTTCTCTGAAGGAAACTAAGTGTGAAGAACACAGAGAGGAGCTGAAGCTGTTCTGTGAAGATGATCAGAGAGCGATCTGTGTGGTGTGTGGCTGCTCCAGGGAGCACAAAACCCACAATGTTATACCCATCAAGGAAGCCTTCCAGACCTACAAG GAGAAGTTAGCAAAGTCCCTGTGGAGAATTCAACAGCAAATACAAGAAGCCACTCAATTAAAGGCAGAGGTAGACAAGAAGAGATTGGCTCTAAAG GAACAGGCTGAAAGCCTGGAAGTGCAGATTGAAGATGACTTTACTAAGCTTCACCAGTTCCTGGATCAGGAAGAAGGAGTTCTGATTAGTAAGCTACGGAATGAGGAAGAGGGGCTGCGGAAACAACTGGATGAGAATGGGAGCTACATCGCAGCAGAAGTGAGCAGACTGGAGCAAGCAGCCACAGATCTGGAAAACAAACTGACGCTCCAGGAAACCCCTGAGTTGCTAAAG GATATTAAACATCTCCTCCGTCG GACAGAGGTGAAGTTTCACAAACCAGAAGAGGCTTATGTTAGCCTGCAGGCGGGAGAATATATGGGTCCCCTCCAGTACAAAGTGTGGAAGAAGATGAAGAGCATCCTTCATCCAG TTGCCTCCCCAGTGACCCTGGATCAAGATACCGCACACCCCCAGCTTATTGTATCAGATTCTCTGACCAGTGTCAGGGTGGGAGACACCATCCAAGCTCTCCCAGACAACCCAGAAAGGTTTACCAAGTATCTCATTGTCTTGGGCTCCGAGGGTTTCGTGTCTGGGAGACACTACTGGGAGGTGGAAGTGGGTGACAAGATCGAGTGGGAGCTGGGTGTCGCCAGAAAGTCTGTCAAAAGGAAGGGGGAGATTACAGCCTCCCCAGGGAACGGATTCTGGCGCTTGATTCTGAGGAATGGCAATCAATACCAGGCTTGTGCCTCGCCCCCTGTCCGCTTATCTGTTAAAGTTAAGCCCAGGAAGATTGGAGTGTTCCTAGACTATGACAGCGGGCAGGTGTCGTTTTACAATGCTGATGACATGGCCCATCTCTACACTTTCACGGACACTTTCTCTAACAAAATCTACCCTTACTTCTATCCTGGTGACAACGAAGGAGGTAAAAGTAAGGAGCTCATGAAAATCTTTACCCCTCAGTTATAA